The Rhodanobacteraceae bacterium genome window below encodes:
- a CDS encoding PH domain-containing protein — translation MNVGDAPHQQALAEGLPDGPGKRLHAWSLLFELFAELRGVAGWAFPLLLGSFSDRFGHYAVAGMVIAAVFVVISSVAKVWIFRYWITDTQLVLRNGWLEKTVRRIPWTRIENLTVTRGLGHRLLGVAEVSIESGGGEEAEAALRVLSRRDALALQTALGERRGGLRTDARLEVAGKREHSQPLLKLDAGELLRAGLISNRGFLAIAAAFALASQLDDVLPFWDWITGWPRALAQQVGLDHGLLFWAALAIFIVGIGFVLMRGLSVSWWLLIYWDFRLSLEGDKLRSDYGALTRVHASATRDRVSKLLIADGLGHRLMNRVAIRVGVAGQRESQSEHSALIWVAPVLALDRVNDLVKAVFPGCERAGLSWQPLHPSCRLRVFRLELLWLFLLIPVALKFGAWSLLLMPVVGMVAWLTARSYQRYSAHAFDGRFLAFRSGILDREEWIVPVDRIESIELRRSPADRRHGTARLLLDLRSAGPGERCEIRYLDVNEAQVLAMNLRREVGNCGHGRS, via the coding sequence ATGAACGTCGGCGACGCTCCGCACCAGCAGGCGCTGGCCGAAGGCTTGCCCGACGGGCCCGGAAAGCGACTGCACGCGTGGTCGCTGCTGTTCGAGCTGTTTGCCGAGCTGCGCGGCGTGGCGGGCTGGGCCTTTCCGCTGCTGCTCGGCAGTTTCAGCGACCGCTTTGGTCACTACGCCGTGGCAGGCATGGTCATTGCGGCAGTTTTCGTGGTGATCTCCAGCGTCGCCAAGGTCTGGATCTTCCGCTACTGGATTACCGACACCCAGCTGGTGCTGCGCAACGGCTGGCTGGAGAAGACGGTACGGCGCATACCCTGGACACGGATCGAGAACCTGACCGTCACCCGCGGGCTGGGGCATCGCCTGCTGGGCGTGGCCGAGGTGTCGATCGAATCGGGCGGCGGCGAAGAGGCCGAAGCGGCCCTGCGGGTGCTGTCACGGCGCGATGCACTGGCCTTGCAGACGGCGCTGGGTGAGCGCCGCGGTGGCCTCAGGACAGATGCCCGGCTCGAGGTCGCGGGCAAGCGTGAGCACTCGCAACCCTTGCTGAAGCTGGATGCGGGCGAACTGTTGCGCGCCGGTCTGATCTCCAATCGCGGTTTTCTGGCGATCGCCGCCGCCTTTGCCTTGGCCTCGCAGCTGGATGACGTGCTGCCCTTCTGGGACTGGATCACGGGGTGGCCGAGGGCGTTGGCGCAGCAAGTCGGTCTGGATCATGGTCTGCTGTTCTGGGCTGCGCTTGCGATCTTCATCGTCGGCATCGGATTTGTGCTGATGCGAGGGCTGTCGGTGAGCTGGTGGCTGCTGATCTACTGGGATTTTCGTCTCAGTCTGGAAGGCGACAAGCTGCGCAGCGACTACGGGGCGCTGACGCGCGTGCATGCCAGCGCCACCCGCGATCGTGTCAGCAAGTTGTTGATTGCCGATGGTCTCGGGCATCGACTGATGAACCGCGTTGCCATCAGGGTCGGGGTTGCCGGGCAGCGCGAATCGCAGAGCGAGCACAGTGCCTTGATCTGGGTGGCGCCCGTGTTGGCGCTGGACCGGGTGAACGACCTGGTGAAGGCGGTGTTTCCCGGCTGCGAGCGCGCCGGTCTGAGCTGGCAGCCACTGCATCCGAGCTGTCGATTACGGGTGTTCCGGCTGGAACTGCTGTGGTTGTTCCTGCTGATACCGGTGGCCCTGAAGTTCGGTGCCTGGTCCTTGTTGCTGATGCCAGTCGTGGGGATGGTGGCTTGGCTCACCGCGCGCAGCTACCAGCGCTATTCCGCCCATGCCTTCGATGGCCGATTTCTCGCCTTTCGATCGGGCATTCTCGACCGCGAGGAATGGATCGTGCCGGTAGACCGGATCGAGTCGATCGAGCTCAGGCGCTCTCCCGCAGATCGCCGCCACGGCACCGCCAGGCTGCTGCTCGATCTGCGCAGCGCCGGTCCGGGTGAACGCTGCGAGATTCGCTACCTGGATGTGAACGAGGCGCAGGTACTTGCCATGAATTTGCGCCGGGAAGTTGGCAACTGCGGGCATGGTCGGAGCTGA
- a CDS encoding mechanosensitive ion channel produces the protein MDVNALGTQTGIGLAIALALGLLLLALKPKDRAGIRNMLVMSVIFGLLLVAGLNLSRWESPRAGTLAVSLAAVGVGAVIIRLGSVLAFRLVMPAVRMEMPRIVEDLVVTALAAAWVLYWLHGAGVNLGSLLATSAVITAVLAFSMQDTLGNVLGGVVLQLDASLRVGDWVKIDDISGQVVDVRWRHTAIETRNRETVIIPNGWLVKNRFTVIGSRSDSRVRWRRWLWFNIDLEANPSEVLQLLEDSVRDCEAPNVLLEPPPSAVLMDTSGGYARYALRYWLGDPRPDDPTDSDVRRNALAALARQNVHLAVVQEERLVIKENERRRAALQAGELARRQALLAEVDLFSGFSPEELQSLAENLVLAPFVKGSTITRQGRVAHWLYLLVSGEVDVWIEQGGKRTHLATLEAGSVVGEMGMMTGEPRRATITARTDVEALRLGKSGFQKVLLARPEIAHEISKVITSRQSELDVARKSANAAASKESQQEAIGARILAFFGLDQ, from the coding sequence ATGGACGTGAACGCCTTGGGTACGCAGACGGGTATCGGTCTGGCCATTGCTTTGGCCTTGGGACTGCTCTTGCTGGCGCTCAAGCCCAAGGATCGCGCAGGCATACGCAACATGCTGGTGATGAGTGTGATTTTTGGCCTGCTGCTGGTCGCGGGGCTGAACTTGAGCCGCTGGGAATCGCCTCGGGCCGGCACTCTTGCGGTATCGCTGGCCGCGGTCGGCGTCGGCGCCGTCATCATCCGACTGGGCTCGGTGCTGGCTTTCCGCCTGGTGATGCCGGCGGTGCGCATGGAGATGCCTCGGATCGTCGAGGATCTGGTGGTCACGGCGCTGGCTGCGGCCTGGGTGCTGTACTGGTTGCATGGTGCGGGCGTGAATCTCGGCAGTCTGCTGGCGACCTCCGCGGTGATCACCGCGGTGCTGGCCTTTTCCATGCAGGACACGCTGGGCAATGTCCTGGGCGGCGTGGTGCTGCAGCTGGATGCCTCACTGAGGGTCGGCGACTGGGTCAAGATCGATGACATCAGCGGTCAGGTCGTCGATGTGCGCTGGCGTCATACCGCCATCGAGACCCGCAATCGTGAGACCGTGATCATTCCCAACGGCTGGTTGGTGAAAAACCGGTTCACTGTCATCGGTTCGCGCTCCGACAGCCGCGTGCGCTGGCGCCGATGGCTGTGGTTCAACATTGACCTCGAGGCCAATCCCAGCGAGGTGCTGCAACTGCTGGAAGACTCGGTGCGCGATTGTGAAGCGCCCAATGTGCTGCTGGAACCACCGCCTAGCGCGGTGCTGATGGACACCAGTGGTGGCTATGCGCGTTACGCACTGCGCTACTGGCTGGGTGATCCGCGGCCTGACGATCCCACGGATTCCGATGTCCGCCGCAATGCGCTGGCGGCACTTGCCCGTCAGAACGTGCACCTGGCCGTGGTCCAGGAAGAGCGGCTGGTGATCAAGGAAAACGAACGTCGTCGTGCCGCCCTGCAAGCGGGCGAGCTGGCCCGGCGCCAGGCGCTGTTGGCCGAGGTCGACCTGTTCAGCGGATTCAGTCCCGAGGAGCTGCAGTCGCTGGCCGAGAATCTGGTGCTGGCGCCCTTCGTCAAGGGCAGCACCATCACCCGTCAGGGGCGGGTGGCGCACTGGCTGTATCTGCTGGTCTCCGGCGAGGTCGATGTCTGGATCGAGCAGGGCGGCAAGCGCACCCATCTCGCCACACTGGAGGCTGGCAGCGTGGTCGGTGAAATGGGAATGATGACCGGCGAACCTCGGCGGGCCACGATCACGGCCCGTACCGATGTGGAAGCGCTGCGACTGGGCAAGAGTGGTTTCCAGAAGGTGCTGCTGGCTCGCCCGGAGATTGCCCACGAGATTTCCAAGGTCATCACCTCGCGCCAGAGCGAACTGGATGTCGCGCGCAAGTCGGCGAATGCGGCGGCTTCGAAGGAATCGCAGCAGGAAGCCATCGGGGCGAGGATCCTGGCGTTTTTCGGTTTGGATCAGTAA
- a CDS encoding TfoX/Sxy family protein: MLAHFQELLAPLGHIRTRAMFGGHGVYCDEVFMAIIVGDQLYLKVDALTQPRFEQAGSQPFIYQSKGKSAAMSYWSVPEDALESPQFMQPWAELALQAAQRKQGKIGPPRSTLRARPR, translated from the coding sequence ATGCTTGCGCATTTCCAGGAGCTGTTGGCACCGTTGGGACACATTCGCACGCGGGCGATGTTTGGCGGCCACGGCGTCTATTGCGACGAGGTCTTCATGGCCATCATTGTCGGCGATCAGCTCTATCTCAAGGTCGATGCCCTGACCCAGCCGCGTTTCGAGCAGGCTGGAAGTCAGCCCTTCATCTACCAGAGCAAGGGCAAGAGCGCCGCCATGAGCTATTGGTCGGTGCCAGAAGACGCGCTGGAATCGCCGCAATTCATGCAACCCTGGGCCGAACTGGCGCTGCAGGCTGCGCAGCGCAAGCAAGGCAAGATCGGACCGCCGCGCAGCACACTCCGCGCCCGACCGCGCTGA
- a CDS encoding zinc-dependent metalloprotease: MLQSSRVLLLLLLIWTAPSAQSSDAAADPLQGSTLEAGFVDVYRDTEGGRVLIGVHELDQPFLLVTSLPGGLGSNDVGLDRGQGGKQYIARFRKVGPRVLLLADNARHVARSDNADERTAATDAFAPAVLWAGTIVKDSGGSRSRRRGANAGSSGAVIVDISGFLASDRHGIAAALKAVDQGDYQLDPERSLALPEAARSFPDNAEFEALLTFQGPGEAEFVKQVAADPQSISLRQHISFVRLPPPGFQPRPYHPGSGAFSTGQIDFAQPLASSIDVRWQPRFRIERDASGRVLKPIVFHLDRGTPEPVRSALLEGASWWSSAFEQAGLTGAFRVELLPEGADPMDIRYNIITWTHRATRGWSYGYALSDPRTGEIIKGMVNLGSLRVRQDLLIAESLLAPYDQPDTEGRAVAAQEMALARLRQLAAHEVGHALGFGHNFAASRHGNGSVMDYPHPQITLGADGRVDFAQAYGVGIGPWDVFLVRHGYGVYPDESAALARLRADIRAAGYEYVGDADARAPGDAHPAGALWDLRGTDTLAGFDQLLKVRDHALRNFSIGVLPPDRQSGELEARLVPVYLLHRYQTEAVARLLGGASYASGWAGDGQAGTTRVSAAAQMAARERLLATLRPEFLALPPTLLDLLTPPALEYTRDREYFSTRATPLFDPLAAADAAAMLTIQFLLAPPRLQRLALQHARDSGYPGVGDTIDALLAVTWRTALADDPRLAQIQRSTRWLVLDALLALLDAGELHPLVDTELRSQLQDFASWAEAPARSGSTNPDLGIAADRVRRYLADPAAVKLRPLPLVPPGAPI; this comes from the coding sequence ATGCTCCAGTCGTCGCGTGTCCTGCTGTTGCTGTTGCTGATCTGGACGGCGCCGTCGGCCCAGTCCAGCGACGCTGCTGCCGATCCTCTGCAGGGCAGCACGCTTGAAGCCGGCTTTGTCGACGTCTACCGCGATACCGAAGGTGGCCGGGTTCTGATCGGCGTGCACGAACTCGATCAGCCCTTTCTGCTGGTGACCTCCCTGCCCGGCGGCCTCGGATCCAACGATGTCGGCCTGGATCGCGGCCAGGGTGGCAAGCAGTACATTGCCCGATTCCGCAAGGTGGGTCCGCGCGTGCTGTTGCTGGCCGACAATGCCCGCCATGTGGCGCGCTCGGACAACGCCGATGAACGCACCGCGGCCACCGACGCTTTCGCGCCGGCGGTGTTGTGGGCTGGCACGATCGTGAAGGACAGTGGCGGCAGCAGATCGCGCCGACGCGGAGCGAACGCGGGCAGCAGCGGCGCCGTGATTGTCGACATCAGCGGCTTTCTCGCCAGTGATCGGCACGGCATTGCAGCCGCCTTGAAGGCCGTCGATCAGGGTGACTATCAGCTGGATCCCGAGCGCAGCCTGGCGCTGCCCGAGGCGGCGCGCAGTTTTCCGGACAATGCCGAGTTCGAGGCGCTGCTGACTTTCCAGGGTCCGGGTGAGGCCGAGTTCGTCAAGCAGGTAGCCGCCGATCCGCAGTCCATCAGCTTGCGCCAGCACATCAGTTTCGTCCGTTTGCCGCCCCCCGGATTTCAGCCCCGGCCCTATCACCCGGGGTCAGGTGCATTCAGCACTGGCCAGATCGACTTCGCGCAGCCGTTGGCCAGTTCGATCGACGTTCGCTGGCAGCCGCGATTTCGCATCGAGCGAGACGCCTCCGGCCGGGTGCTCAAGCCCATCGTCTTCCATCTTGATCGCGGCACGCCGGAGCCGGTGCGCTCGGCGCTGCTGGAAGGCGCCAGCTGGTGGTCCAGTGCGTTCGAGCAAGCTGGTCTCACAGGCGCCTTTCGGGTCGAGCTGCTGCCGGAAGGTGCCGATCCCATGGACATCCGCTACAACATCATCACCTGGACCCACCGCGCCACCCGAGGTTGGTCCTACGGCTATGCGCTGAGCGATCCGCGCACGGGCGAGATCATCAAGGGCATGGTCAATCTGGGTTCGCTGCGCGTGCGTCAGGACCTGCTGATTGCTGAATCCCTGCTGGCGCCCTATGACCAGCCCGATACCGAGGGCCGCGCCGTGGCTGCCCAGGAGATGGCCCTGGCGCGCCTGCGGCAGCTGGCGGCGCACGAGGTCGGACACGCACTGGGTTTTGGCCACAACTTTGCGGCCAGCCGCCACGGCAATGGATCCGTCATGGACTATCCGCATCCGCAGATCACGCTCGGGGCCGACGGCCGGGTCGATTTCGCGCAGGCCTACGGCGTGGGCATCGGCCCCTGGGATGTGTTCCTGGTGCGCCACGGCTATGGAGTCTATCCCGACGAGTCGGCAGCGCTGGCCAGGCTGCGAGCCGACATCCGCGCCGCCGGCTACGAATATGTCGGCGACGCCGATGCCCGTGCGCCGGGCGACGCCCATCCCGCCGGCGCCCTGTGGGATCTACGGGGTACGGACACCCTGGCCGGTTTCGACCAACTGCTGAAGGTGCGCGACCATGCCTTGCGGAATTTCAGCATCGGGGTATTGCCTCCCGATCGCCAGAGCGGCGAACTGGAAGCACGCCTGGTGCCGGTCTACTTGTTGCATCGCTACCAGACCGAGGCCGTGGCACGCTTGTTGGGTGGCGCGAGTTACGCATCGGGATGGGCCGGCGATGGTCAGGCTGGAACCACTCGGGTCAGCGCAGCCGCGCAAATGGCCGCGCGCGAGCGCCTGTTGGCCACATTGCGACCGGAATTCCTCGCGTTACCGCCCACGCTGCTGGACCTGTTGACGCCCCCGGCACTGGAGTACACACGCGATCGCGAATACTTCAGCACGCGTGCCACCCCGCTGTTCGACCCACTGGCCGCCGCCGACGCTGCCGCCATGCTCACGATTCAGTTCTTGCTGGCGCCGCCGCGGCTGCAGCGACTGGCCCTGCAACATGCGCGCGACAGCGGCTACCCGGGCGTCGGCGATACCATTGACGCGCTCCTCGCCGTCACCTGGCGCACGGCCCTCGCCGATGATCCGCGACTGGCGCAGATTCAGCGCAGCACCCGCTGGCTGGTGCTGGACGCGCTGCTGGCACTGCTGGACGCAGGCGAACTGCATCCCCTGGTCGATACTGAGCTACGATCGCAGTTGCAGGACTTCGCGAGTTGGGCCGAGGCACCGGCGCGATCGGGGTCCACGAACCCGGATCTGGGCATCGCCGCCGATCGGGTGCGACGCTATCTCGCAGACCCTGCCGCGGTGAAACTCCGACCCTTGCCCCTCGTGCCACCCGGCGCGCCGATCTGA
- a CDS encoding YebC/PmpR family DNA-binding transcriptional regulator, producing the protein MGRGPSIEGRKNAEDAKRAKVFTKLIREITVAARGGGDPATNPRLRIAVDKALSANMTKDTVERAVKRGSGAEGADNMQEIRYEGYGPGGVALIIDTMTDNLVRTVADVRHALSKHGGNLGTSGSVAFQFKHLGEIRVSTPDAAAEERLMELALEAGADDVQSADGESLVLCDYASFEAVKKALTDASLPVLSADVVMRPDNRVAVADEDARETLLDLIDWLEGLDDVQEVYHNAAL; encoded by the coding sequence ATGGGCAGAGGCCCGAGTATCGAAGGACGCAAGAACGCCGAAGACGCCAAGCGCGCCAAGGTCTTCACCAAGCTGATTCGCGAAATCACAGTGGCCGCGCGCGGCGGCGGCGATCCCGCCACCAATCCCCGCTTGCGCATCGCCGTCGACAAGGCGCTGTCGGCGAACATGACCAAGGACACGGTCGAGCGCGCGGTCAAACGCGGCTCTGGCGCCGAGGGCGCCGACAACATGCAGGAAATCCGCTACGAGGGCTACGGTCCCGGCGGCGTGGCCCTGATCATCGACACCATGACCGATAATCTGGTTCGCACCGTGGCTGATGTCCGCCATGCGCTCAGCAAGCACGGCGGCAATCTCGGCACCAGCGGTTCGGTCGCCTTCCAGTTCAAGCACCTCGGGGAGATTCGCGTCAGTACGCCGGATGCAGCCGCCGAAGAGCGTTTGATGGAACTGGCACTGGAGGCCGGTGCCGACGACGTGCAGAGCGCTGACGGCGAGAGTCTGGTGTTGTGTGACTACGCCAGTTTCGAAGCGGTCAAGAAGGCGCTGACCGACGCCAGCCTCCCGGTACTCAGTGCCGACGTGGTGATGCGCCCGGACAACCGCGTCGCCGTCGCCGACGAGGACGCACGCGAAACCCTGCTCGATCTCATCGACTGGCTGGAAGGCCTGGACGATGTGCAGGAGGTCTATCACAACGCGGCGCTGTAG
- a CDS encoding DUF1840 domain-containing protein: MIKFSCSATGDVQMLQPHAEMLLQAIGKELGERGVITPAEMPAAIAALTAAGERDRHRREDEESESKNDGDDDQDVNANQVGLSQRAYPLVEMLKRALEADKPVVWGL; encoded by the coding sequence ATGATCAAGTTCAGTTGCAGCGCCACCGGTGATGTGCAGATGTTGCAGCCGCACGCCGAGATGTTGCTCCAGGCCATCGGCAAGGAGCTGGGCGAGCGCGGGGTCATCACGCCTGCGGAAATGCCGGCAGCCATTGCGGCGCTGACGGCGGCCGGTGAGCGCGACCGCCATCGCCGCGAAGACGAGGAATCGGAAAGCAAGAATGATGGCGACGACGACCAGGATGTGAACGCCAATCAGGTCGGCCTGTCGCAACGTGCGTATCCGCTGGTCGAGATGCTGAAGCGCGCGCTGGAAGCCGACAAGCCGGTGGTGTGGGGGCTGTAG
- a CDS encoding PH domain-containing protein translates to MNAIEFQAVDERAPRLWIWQARLGALPLPIGLAVLLSAWSLPLALVAAVALAVLLVWMTSRVVHRHYQHLRYALNEDGFFLRHGVWWQSEIFVPRDKIQHVDVVVGPIARRYGLAQLSFYTAGAHVPHVQVSGLAAERAMQLRDTLLSAGNQPSLAGADQGPA, encoded by the coding sequence ATGAACGCTATCGAATTTCAGGCTGTGGACGAGCGCGCGCCGAGGCTGTGGATCTGGCAGGCGCGTTTGGGGGCACTCCCTCTGCCCATCGGATTGGCCGTGCTGCTGTCGGCCTGGTCCCTTCCCTTGGCGCTCGTGGCCGCCGTGGCCTTGGCCGTCTTGCTGGTATGGATGACCTCGCGCGTGGTGCATCGGCATTACCAACATCTGCGCTATGCCTTGAACGAGGACGGCTTTTTCCTGCGTCACGGGGTCTGGTGGCAGTCGGAGATCTTTGTGCCTCGCGACAAGATCCAGCATGTGGATGTGGTGGTGGGCCCCATAGCCCGGCGCTACGGGCTGGCGCAACTGAGCTTCTACACCGCCGGTGCGCATGTGCCGCATGTGCAGGTGTCCGGGTTGGCCGCAGAGCGTGCCATGCAACTGCGTGACACGCTGCTGAGCGCAGGAAATCAGCCGAGTCTCGCTGGAGCGGATCAGGGTCCCGCATGA
- a CDS encoding SLC13 family permease, with translation MSSSQILIFALVLAAGVLFMWGRWRHDMVAIAVLLAAVMLGLVAPAVAFSGFGHPAVISVACVLILSKGLQDSGAVNLIARYLLPGKDAGYLSSVAALTLLGAALSAFMNNVGALALLMPVALQMAERQQRSAGQLLMPLAFGSILGGMVTLVGTPPNLIVSGFRAELGGSGFAMFDFTPVGLAVAAAGLVLVIFTARYLVPSRERAGADSFEIGTYLTETRVLPNSKLVGKQLREIEAALEPADGQIVGLIRNQVRLTAPNMRRTVLAGDILIIEADMAALTRVLGELGLVLEEAHVKSGKSDSASAEGQEAEDPVDAKAEDTVEVKPTAESRSSEAPQLAELVLLPHSSYARRSATDLSLRTRFGINLLAISRQGRRSTARLRTMTFKPGDVLLVQGSAEAIADFATASDSAPLATRSINLPDRRRAWTAALILAASIGAAASGLLAAHIAFAAGALASMFLSTVPARAVYEAVDWPVIVMLAALIPVAGALQTTGAADMLAHTLLDRVAQGHPALALTLILVVTMTLSDFMNNAATAAIMCPIAIGVAAQLGVSTDPFLMAVAVGASCAFLTPIGHQNNTLILGPGGFHFGDYWRLGLPLELVIVLVSVPTLLWVWPLSPV, from the coding sequence ATGAGTTCCTCGCAGATCCTCATATTCGCGCTGGTCCTGGCGGCGGGCGTGCTGTTCATGTGGGGCCGCTGGCGCCATGACATGGTCGCAATCGCCGTGCTCCTGGCTGCCGTGATGCTGGGTCTGGTCGCGCCGGCCGTGGCCTTCAGTGGATTCGGCCATCCGGCAGTGATTTCCGTCGCCTGCGTGCTGATCCTCAGCAAGGGCCTGCAGGACTCGGGCGCCGTGAACCTGATTGCGCGTTATCTGCTGCCGGGCAAGGATGCCGGATACCTCAGCAGCGTGGCCGCCTTGACGCTGCTGGGCGCCGCCCTGTCGGCGTTCATGAACAACGTGGGCGCTCTGGCCCTGCTCATGCCAGTGGCCCTGCAGATGGCTGAACGCCAGCAGCGTTCGGCTGGACAGTTGCTGATGCCGCTGGCCTTTGGTTCCATCCTTGGCGGCATGGTCACGCTGGTGGGCACGCCGCCCAATCTGATCGTGTCCGGATTCCGCGCCGAACTCGGTGGCAGCGGCTTTGCGATGTTCGACTTCACGCCGGTTGGCCTGGCGGTGGCGGCGGCGGGTCTGGTGCTGGTGATCTTCACTGCCCGCTACCTGGTGCCTTCCCGCGAGCGTGCAGGCGCTGACAGCTTCGAAATCGGCACCTATCTCACCGAAACCCGGGTGCTGCCCAACAGCAAGCTGGTGGGCAAGCAACTGCGTGAGATTGAGGCAGCGCTGGAGCCAGCGGATGGTCAGATCGTCGGACTGATCCGCAATCAGGTGCGCCTGACGGCCCCCAACATGCGGCGCACAGTGCTGGCCGGCGACATCCTGATCATCGAAGCCGACATGGCAGCGCTGACCCGGGTGCTGGGAGAACTGGGGCTGGTGCTGGAGGAAGCCCATGTCAAGTCCGGCAAGAGCGACAGCGCGTCGGCGGAAGGCCAAGAGGCGGAGGATCCGGTCGACGCAAAGGCCGAGGACACCGTCGAAGTCAAACCGACTGCGGAAAGCCGCTCATCGGAAGCGCCTCAGCTGGCCGAACTGGTGCTGTTGCCGCACTCCAGTTATGCGCGGCGCTCGGCTACCGATCTCAGTCTGCGCACTCGATTTGGCATCAATCTGCTGGCGATCTCGCGCCAGGGCCGCAGATCGACGGCGCGTCTGCGGACAATGACCTTCAAGCCCGGCGATGTCCTGCTGGTCCAGGGCTCAGCCGAAGCCATCGCCGATTTCGCCACCGCCAGCGATAGCGCGCCCCTGGCCACGCGCAGCATCAATCTGCCTGATCGCCGCCGCGCCTGGACAGCCGCGCTGATCCTCGCAGCCTCGATCGGCGCCGCGGCCAGCGGTCTGTTGGCCGCGCATATCGCCTTTGCCGCCGGCGCACTGGCATCGATGTTTCTGTCCACCGTACCGGCCAGGGCGGTCTACGAGGCCGTGGACTGGCCGGTGATCGTCATGCTGGCAGCATTGATCCCGGTCGCCGGTGCTCTGCAAACCACCGGTGCGGCCGACATGCTGGCGCACACGCTGCTCGACCGCGTGGCTCAGGGCCACCCTGCGCTCGCGCTGACTCTGATCCTCGTGGTCACGATGACGCTCTCGGACTTCATGAACAATGCCGCCACGGCGGCCATCATGTGCCCCATCGCCATCGGTGTGGCTGCGCAACTCGGGGTCAGCACCGATCCGTTTCTGATGGCGGTCGCAGTTGGCGCTTCATGCGCCTTTCTGACGCCAATCGGACACCAGAACAACACCCTGATCCTGGGCCCGGGTGGTTTTCATTTCGGAGACTACTGGCGCCTGGGTCTGCCCCTGGAGCTGGTCATCGTGCTGGTCAGTGTGCCCACGCTGCTGTGGGTGTGGCCGCTGAGCCCCGTGTAG
- a CDS encoding alpha/beta hydrolase, producing MTRRSRLRLWLAIPFAVLLLLSGILIYAWQPDRPVDDLKARWAPPPSLWMSVDGMQVHWRDEGRRDDPRPMVLIHGTSASLHTWDGWVATLAPAHRVIRLDLPGFGLTGPSPEGDYSLQAYVEHLRRFLDQVPVSQLVLVGNSLGGQIALTMALEHPERVDGLILIDSAGYAFQPKSIPLGFRLARSDWTAPIARYLLPRSLVAASVRNTYGNPDRVSPDLIDRYFELNLRAGNRDALIQRFRQTRYDEGADRIAELKLPTLIIWGGQDRLIPPENGERFHRDIQGSELRVFPQLGHVPQEEDPRVTVAAARRFLDCLPSDARPMGTTEPAASAIPQ from the coding sequence ATGACGCGTCGCTCTCGCTTGCGCCTTTGGCTGGCGATCCCCTTTGCGGTGCTGCTGCTTCTGTCGGGCATTTTGATCTATGCCTGGCAGCCGGATCGTCCGGTGGATGACCTCAAGGCGCGCTGGGCGCCGCCGCCGTCGCTGTGGATGAGCGTGGACGGCATGCAGGTGCATTGGCGTGATGAAGGGCGGCGCGACGACCCCCGGCCCATGGTCCTGATTCACGGCACCTCGGCCAGTCTGCATACCTGGGATGGGTGGGTTGCCACATTGGCCCCGGCGCATCGGGTGATTCGCCTGGACTTGCCCGGGTTTGGTCTCACCGGACCCAGCCCCGAGGGCGACTACAGTCTGCAGGCCTATGTCGAGCACCTGCGTCGTTTTCTCGATCAGGTGCCCGTTTCGCAGTTGGTGCTGGTTGGCAACTCGCTGGGCGGACAGATTGCCCTGACCATGGCATTGGAGCACCCCGAACGGGTCGACGGACTGATCCTGATCGATTCGGCCGGCTACGCATTCCAGCCCAAGTCGATTCCCCTGGGCTTCAGACTGGCCCGCTCCGACTGGACGGCGCCCATCGCCCGTTATCTGCTGCCGCGCTCTCTGGTGGCAGCCAGCGTACGCAACACCTACGGGAACCCTGATCGGGTCAGCCCGGACCTCATCGACCGCTACTTCGAGCTGAACTTGCGAGCTGGCAATCGCGATGCTCTGATTCAGCGATTCAGACAGACTCGGTACGACGAGGGCGCCGACCGCATCGCCGAGCTCAAGCTGCCCACGCTGATCATCTGGGGCGGACAGGACCGCTTGATTCCGCCCGAGAACGGCGAGCGCTTCCACCGCGACATCCAGGGCAGCGAGCTGCGCGTGTTTCCGCAGCTGGGCCACGTGCCCCAGGAAGAGGACCCCCGAGTCACGGTGGCGGCCGCAAGACGCTTCCTCGACTGTCTGCCCTCCGACGCCCGCCCGATGGGAACAACTGAGCCTGCGGCCAGCGCGATACCGCAGTAA